The Deinococcota bacterium genome contains the following window.
CGCGGCGCGCTCGAGGCGGCTCGCGGCGAAACCGACCGCCTCGAGGAGGACTTGGCAACGACCCAAGGCGAGCTCGAGGCGGTCACAGCCGAGTTTGGAGCGGAGAGAGACAGGCTCAGCGAGAACGTCGAGGCGCTCGAAGCTGAGCTGGCAGCGGCGCGGACGCAGGCCCAGGCGCGCGAGGAGGCGCTGACGGGCGAGCTGACTCAGCTTGAAGAAACACGTGACGCGCTCGCCCGCGAGCGCGACGCCGCCCAGGAACGCGGCCGGGAGGAGCGTGAAGCCCGCGAGGCGGAGGTCGGGGTGCTCGAGGGTGAACTCGCTCTGGCGCGGGCCGCCCTGACCATCAGCCGCGACACGGCCGAGGCGCAGCGCGCGCAGCTTGAAGGCGAGCTGGCCGGCAGCCAAAGCGCGCTCGAAGCGGCGCGGAGCGAGGCCGAACGCCTCGAGCAAGACTTGGCCGAGCGCCAGAGCCGCCTGGTGGCGCTACAGGAGAGCGTGGCCGAGCAGGGCGCCAGCCTGGACGAGGCCGAACGTGAACTCGCCACCCGCCAAGCAGCGCTCGAAGGGGCCGAAGCGCGCGCCGGCGCCCTCGAGGCCGAGCGCGACGCGGCCGTGGCCGGCGCGCGAGAGGAAGGTGTGGCTCTCGAGGGGAGGGCGAGCGCTCTGGAACGCGAGCTCGAGACGAGCCGGAGCGCGCTGGGCGAGCTCGAGACGGAGGCCGCGCGACTCGGCGAGGAGGCGGCGACCCTGCACACCGCGCTCGCGGACGCCCGAGAGGAACGCGACGCTCAGGCAGCGGCGCTGGGGCGCGAGCGGCAGGCGGCCAGAACGCGCCAGGCCGAACTCGAGGGGACATTGGCGGCGACCCAGGAGGAGGTCGCCACCCTCGAATCGCGGCTCGTCGCCGCCCGGGGCGAAAGCAGCAGTCTGCAGAGCGAGGTCGAGCGCCTGCTGGCGGAGCGGGCGGACCTGCGCGTCCGGCTGACCGAGGTCGAGGGCCGGCAGGAGATGCTGGTCGGCGAGCGCTCGACCCTGGCCGAGCGCTTGGACCGCACCGCCCTCGATCTCACCCAGGCGCAGTCGCGCGCCTCGGATCTCAACGTCGCCTATGAGGGCCTGCTCGAGGAGGGCGAGGCGACCCAGGCTGATCTCGCGCAGGCCCGGCTCGAGCTCGAGGAGGCGCAGTCCGAGGTCGCCCGCCTGACGGGCGCCCGCGGCATCTACACGGTGCAACCCGGCGACACCCTCACCACCATCTCGAGCTTCTTCTACCGCCGCGCGGGTCGCTGGCCGGATATCCTCGAGGCCAATTCGTTCCTCATCGAGAACCCCAACCTCATCTATCCGGGGATGGTTCTCATCATCCCGCAGTAGGCGAGGCTCTCTTTGTTGGAGCGAGACTCGGAGCGAGACGGGCTTTGGACGGCTCAGCCGTCCCGGCTGTAGGCCGGCTCGCCCGCTATGTAGACGCGTGCCACGCTCTCCTCGCGGGCCAGGGTGAAGAGTACGCCCAGAGCTTCTCTCGCACTCTGGGCGTGCGCCAGCGCGCGCTCGAGCGTGCTCCCCTGCGGCGCCCGGACGAGCACCAGATCGGCGGCCTTGCCTACGCGCAGGTCGCCGATTTCGCCCTCGAGATCGAGAGCCGCCGCGCCCGCCGCGGTGACCAGGTAGAGCAGCCTGTCGGGGCCGAGCGGGTAGCCCTCCTGAAGCATCTGTCCCTGGTAGGCCTGGAGGCCTTCCTTGAAGAGGCTGAAGCCGGTGCCCGCGCCCACGTCCGAGCCCAGGGCCACCTTGACGCCGCGCCTCAGGTGCGCCCGCAGCCCGAACAGGCCGCTGCCCAGAAAGAAGTTGCTGCTCGGGCAGTGCGCGACCGAACTTTCGTGGTCCGCGAGCCGCGCGAGCTCGCTCCCCGTGGCGTGCAGGTTGTGGGCGAAGACCGAGCGCCTACCGAGCAGGCCGTGAGCCTGGTAGACGCTCAGATAATCCCT
Protein-coding sequences here:
- a CDS encoding LysM peptidoglycan-binding domain-containing protein — its product is FERSAAQADRDRLAADLSETQEALEAASAEGETQAARADELEGELADSRSALEAARGETDRLEEDLTTTQGELEAATAEFATERDRLGDNVEALEAELAETQAQAQAREEALAAELARLEGERDTAQEETQAQGTAREEAEARAEALAAELASREEALEARAEAQAALERQHAELSEEFAAAQQESAALTAEVETLEESAVAGQAVQAALAISRDTAAAQRAQLAAALGEARQAHDSLQAQLAAREAELERAQQERDMAQASLQRAQEEASAREETRDVLEGELADSRGALEAARGETDRLEEDLATTQGELEAVTAEFGAERDRLSENVEALEAELAAARTQAQAREEALTGELTQLEETRDALARERDAAQERGREEREAREAEVGVLEGELALARAALTISRDTAEAQRAQLEGELAGSQSALEAARSEAERLEQDLAERQSRLVALQESVAEQGASLDEAERELATRQAALEGAEARAGALEAERDAAVAGAREEGVALEGRASALERELETSRSALGELETEAARLGEEAATLHTALADAREERDAQAAALGRERQAARTRQAELEGTLAATQEEVATLESRLVAARGESSSLQSEVERLLAERADLRVRLTEVEGRQEMLVGERSTLAERLDRTALDLTQAQSRASDLNVAYEGLLEEGEATQADLAQARLELEEAQSEVARLTGARGIYTVQPGDTLTTISSFFYRRAGRWPDILEANSFLIENPNLIYPGMVLIIPQ